In Alteromonas naphthalenivorans, one DNA window encodes the following:
- the lptC gene encoding LPS export ABC transporter periplasmic protein LptC, with product MKVLGFDRLGLSISVLFILASALYIPIWMDEDPAQQSDQGPDALKPAYKAKNLTTTLYNQEGQLNHKVFAASMEHYDQLGFVLFQKPRYTLYTDDAQSPWEVTATEGTLYNNELIQLENNVVIENQSVDDFVRTIRTAFIEINLYTKQMTSDQPVEIRGLQYVINSNGFNANLRTQEYELIDHVQTIYSPSH from the coding sequence ATGAAGGTATTAGGTTTTGATCGATTAGGCTTAAGTATTTCGGTGTTATTTATATTGGCATCCGCCCTGTATATCCCTATTTGGATGGACGAAGACCCTGCTCAGCAATCTGATCAAGGGCCGGACGCATTAAAGCCTGCATATAAAGCCAAAAACCTAACGACCACCTTATACAATCAAGAAGGACAGCTAAATCACAAAGTATTTGCAGCGTCGATGGAACATTACGACCAATTGGGCTTTGTTTTATTCCAAAAGCCCAGATATACATTGTATACCGACGATGCACAGTCACCGTGGGAAGTTACCGCGACAGAAGGCACTTTGTATAATAACGAATTGATACAGCTAGAAAATAATGTCGTTATTGAAAACCAAAGTGTCGATGACTTTGTAAGAACAATACGCACAGCGTTTATAGAGATAAACCTGTACACTAAGCAAATGACATCTGATCAGCCCGTGGAAATACGTGGCTTACAATATGTGATTAACAGCAATGGGTTTAACGCTAATTTGCGTACCCAGGAATACGAGTTAATAGACCATGTACAAACCATTTATTCGCCTAGCCACTAA
- the lptA gene encoding lipopolysaccharide transport periplasmic protein LptA, which translates to MYKPFIRLATKALATSLAVSLFATAAIAAESDFNKPIKVDSKSQFVDGKNKTSLFKDDVRITQGSLVINADEVEVIASEGDGREIFVARGKPASYSQKLEDGAPVTAKANEIRYEVVNRTISLQGNAELQQDTSKVQGDKITFDMVTEQLLATGGEDGEGGRVTTVFTPEAIRKASSNNEDDKADDN; encoded by the coding sequence ATGTACAAACCATTTATTCGCCTAGCCACTAAAGCATTAGCGACTAGCCTCGCTGTTAGCCTATTTGCTACTGCGGCTATAGCGGCTGAAAGCGACTTTAATAAACCGATTAAAGTTGACTCGAAATCGCAATTTGTTGACGGTAAAAACAAAACCTCATTGTTTAAAGATGATGTACGGATTACTCAAGGTTCTTTGGTGATAAATGCCGATGAAGTTGAAGTGATTGCCAGCGAAGGTGATGGACGAGAGATATTCGTGGCTCGCGGCAAACCAGCCAGCTATTCGCAAAAACTTGAAGACGGTGCTCCTGTCACAGCGAAGGCCAACGAAATTCGCTATGAAGTAGTAAATCGAACTATTTCTTTACAAGGAAATGCTGAGCTACAGCAAGACACCAGTAAAGTACAAGGTGATAAGATTACCTTCGACATGGTCACTGAACAATTACTTGCAACAGGCGGCGAAGACGGCGAAGGTGGCAGAGTCACTACCGTATTTACCCCTGAGGCAATACGTAAAGCGTCATCGAATAACGAAGACGATAAGGCGGACGACAACTAA
- the lptB gene encoding LPS export ABC transporter ATP-binding protein produces MATLSAQSLAKAYKARQVVRDVSLSVSTGQIVGLLGPNGAGKTTTFYMIVGLVPLDKGKISIDDSELTHEPMHERARRGIGYLPQEASIFRKLTVFENIMAILQTRKGLSSSEQEQEADALLDEFNINHIRNSTGMSLSGGERRRVEIARALAADPQFILLDEPFAGVDPISVNDIKKIIQHLRDRGIGILITDHNVRETLDVCEKAYIVSQGELIAQGTAEQVLSNQKVRDVYLGEQFRL; encoded by the coding sequence ATGGCAACGTTGAGCGCACAGAGCCTTGCAAAGGCTTATAAAGCACGTCAAGTGGTTCGCGATGTAAGCTTATCAGTATCGACGGGGCAAATCGTTGGACTACTCGGCCCTAATGGTGCCGGTAAAACGACTACCTTCTACATGATTGTTGGCTTAGTTCCCCTAGATAAGGGCAAAATCAGTATTGATGACAGCGAATTAACTCACGAGCCCATGCACGAACGTGCTCGCCGCGGTATTGGGTATTTGCCGCAAGAAGCCTCTATTTTTAGAAAATTGACGGTGTTTGAGAACATCATGGCTATCTTGCAAACCCGTAAAGGGTTAAGTTCATCAGAACAAGAACAAGAAGCCGATGCGCTACTTGATGAATTTAATATCAACCATATACGTAATAGTACGGGTATGAGTTTATCCGGTGGTGAACGCCGCCGAGTAGAAATCGCACGAGCATTAGCAGCCGATCCGCAATTTATTTTGCTTGATGAGCCATTTGCTGGTGTTGATCCTATATCGGTTAATGATATAAAGAAGATCATTCAACATCTTCGTGACAGAGGAATTGGAATCCTCATCACCGATCACAACGTAAGAGAAACACTGGATGTGTGTGAGAAAGCGTATATTGTGAGCCAAGGCGAACTCATCGCGCAAGGGACGGCAGAACAAGTTTTAAGTAATCAGAAAGTAAGGGATGTATACCTAGGAGAACAATTCAGGCTATAG
- a CDS encoding RNA polymerase factor sigma-54: MKPSLQLKFSQQLTMTPQLQQAIKLLQLSTLDLQQEIQEALDSNPLLEVEEGGDDHPVEKNNMDGDDPSVEAAPTASSDSLEAGDALEKNDLPDELPIDSTWDEYYSASSAPAPGPSNNDDDQLFQGETTDNIQDHLLWQMRLTPFSDTDRAIATAIIDSIDESGYLNVPIEQILESVNSDDVEELVEMDEVECVLKRIQMFDPIGSGSRTPQECLLVQLRQFSDDTPWLTEARQLINEYSDLLSSKDYRTLMRKSRLKEDQLREAMRLLQTLNPRPGSALITKEPEYVIPDVSVNKKNGRWVVELNPDSLPKLSVNQQYAAMSRRSKNSSDSQFIRSHMQEAKWFIKSLESRNDTLMKVANCIVQQQMGFFEHGPEMMKPMVLNDVAEMVDMHESTISRVTTQKYMHTPRGIFELKYFFSSHVATESGGECSSTAIRALIKKLVAAETPSKPLSDSKIAQLLAEQGIKVARRTIAKYRESLSIPPSNQRKSLI, translated from the coding sequence ATGAAACCATCTTTACAGCTAAAGTTCAGTCAACAACTTACCATGACACCGCAGTTGCAGCAGGCAATCAAGCTGCTGCAGTTGTCTACGCTCGACCTGCAGCAAGAGATTCAGGAAGCACTTGACTCAAACCCTCTTTTAGAAGTTGAAGAAGGCGGTGATGACCACCCGGTTGAGAAAAACAACATGGATGGAGACGACCCTTCTGTGGAAGCGGCTCCCACTGCATCTAGCGATTCGTTGGAAGCTGGTGACGCGCTTGAAAAGAACGACCTTCCCGACGAGTTGCCAATCGACAGCACATGGGATGAGTATTACTCGGCCTCTTCTGCCCCCGCTCCTGGCCCATCTAATAATGATGACGACCAACTGTTTCAGGGTGAAACCACCGACAATATTCAAGACCATTTGCTTTGGCAGATGCGTTTAACCCCGTTTTCAGATACAGACCGCGCCATTGCTACCGCCATTATCGACTCCATCGATGAATCTGGTTACCTTAACGTACCCATTGAACAGATTTTAGAATCGGTAAACTCTGACGATGTTGAAGAGTTGGTAGAAATGGACGAAGTTGAATGTGTACTAAAACGTATTCAAATGTTCGACCCTATTGGTTCAGGTTCACGTACACCGCAAGAATGTTTGCTCGTGCAGCTTCGCCAGTTCTCGGACGATACGCCATGGCTGACCGAAGCCAGACAGCTTATTAATGAGTACTCAGACCTGCTGAGCAGCAAAGATTACCGTACGTTAATGCGCAAGAGCCGTTTGAAAGAAGATCAACTTCGCGAAGCCATGCGCTTATTGCAAACGTTGAATCCTCGTCCTGGCAGTGCATTAATTACTAAAGAACCCGAATACGTTATTCCTGATGTTTCGGTAAACAAAAAGAATGGCCGTTGGGTAGTAGAACTTAATCCCGACAGCTTGCCAAAATTAAGCGTAAATCAACAATACGCTGCCATGAGCCGACGCTCTAAAAACAGCAGCGATTCGCAATTTATTCGCTCGCATATGCAAGAAGCCAAGTGGTTTATAAAAAGCCTTGAGTCAAGAAACGACACCTTGATGAAAGTAGCAAACTGTATTGTGCAGCAACAAATGGGCTTTTTCGAGCACGGCCCAGAAATGATGAAACCAATGGTGCTAAATGATGTCGCAGAAATGGTAGATATGCATGAATCCACCATTTCACGAGTCACCACGCAAAAGTATATGCATACCCCTCGTGGCATTTTCGAGTTGAAATATTTCTTCTCTAGCCATGTAGCAACGGAATCTGGTGGTGAGTGTTCATCTACCGCTATTCGCGCACTAATTAAAAAGCTTGTGGCAGCGGAAACGCCCAGCAAGCCATTAAGCGATAGCAAGATTGCTCAATTGTTGGCCGAACAAGGCATTAAAGTAGCCCGGCGAACAATAGCAAAATACCGGGAATCGTTATCGATTCCGCCGTCAAACCAACGCAAAAGCCTTATTTAA
- the hpf gene encoding ribosome hibernation promoting factor, with product MQINLTGHHVEITDSLRSYVDTKFSKLERHFDHISNVHVILNVEKLNQKAEATMHLSGAEVFASSHNTDMYAAIDSMIDKLDRQVIKHKEKLKKH from the coding sequence ATGCAAATCAACCTTACCGGTCATCATGTCGAAATTACTGATTCTTTGCGTAGCTATGTCGATACTAAGTTCAGCAAACTAGAGCGTCACTTTGATCACATATCTAATGTGCATGTCATCCTGAACGTCGAAAAACTCAATCAAAAAGCCGAAGCCACCATGCACCTTAGCGGCGCAGAAGTGTTTGCTTCATCTCATAATACAGACATGTATGCGGCGATAGACAGCATGATCGACAAACTCGACAGGCAAGTTATCAAGCATAAGGAAAAGCTGAAAAAGCACTAA
- the ptsN gene encoding PTS IIA-like nitrogen regulatory protein PtsN, translating into MEIQAIVSLDRTECAVQCNSKKRILEIISDIAAKNNPDIDQASVLNSLLTRERMGSTGIGNGIALPHGRLPGLEHVIAIIVTSNPAIDFDALDDQPVDIFFALLVPEEKTEGHLQTLATVAGKLSDKETVKAIRRASTSDDIITALS; encoded by the coding sequence ATGGAAATTCAAGCCATAGTAAGTTTGGACCGCACCGAGTGTGCGGTTCAATGTAACAGTAAAAAACGTATTCTAGAGATTATTAGCGACATTGCTGCTAAAAATAATCCCGACATCGATCAGGCTAGTGTATTAAATAGTCTACTAACCCGTGAACGAATGGGGAGTACGGGTATTGGCAATGGTATTGCTCTGCCCCACGGTCGATTACCGGGCTTAGAACACGTTATCGCCATTATTGTAACCAGCAACCCTGCCATCGATTTTGATGCGCTTGACGATCAGCCCGTAGATATATTCTTTGCCCTATTAGTGCCAGAAGAGAAAACAGAAGGTCACTTACAAACACTCGCTACCGTGGCGGGTAAGCTAAGTGATAAAGAAACGGTGAAAGCCATTAGGCGGGCCTCCACCAGTGATGACATCATTACGGCTTTAAGCTAA
- the rapZ gene encoding RNase adapter RapZ — MKLIIISGRSGSGKSVALRALEDLGYYCVDNIPVNLLPTLTHTVVDEYDQVAVSIDVRNLPKNPADLVEILDYLPSSWSMTIVYIDASDDVLVKRFSETRRLHPLAKLNKSLSESIKAESDLLAPIVERADLYIDTDKLTIHQLAELIRERILGKKSSRLVLVFESFGFKHGIPKDADYVFDARFLPNPHWEPDLKHLTGLDAPVEVFLGSQPVVTKFIWQIQNLITTWLPHLERNNRSYVTIAIGCTGGQHRSVFIAQSLAKTFGEMHPDVQIRHRELNQ, encoded by the coding sequence GTGAAACTGATTATTATCAGTGGTCGATCCGGTTCAGGAAAATCAGTTGCGCTACGTGCCCTTGAAGATTTAGGTTACTATTGCGTAGATAATATTCCGGTTAACCTTCTCCCTACTCTGACCCATACCGTGGTTGATGAATATGACCAAGTTGCGGTAAGTATCGATGTAAGAAACCTACCCAAAAATCCAGCGGACTTGGTAGAGATCTTAGATTACCTACCCTCATCGTGGTCTATGACCATTGTGTACATCGACGCGAGTGACGATGTACTGGTGAAGCGTTTCAGCGAAACCCGCCGATTACATCCGCTAGCTAAGCTCAACAAATCTTTATCTGAATCGATAAAAGCCGAATCAGACTTGCTTGCGCCTATTGTTGAGCGCGCCGATTTGTACATTGATACGGATAAACTCACTATTCATCAACTCGCAGAGCTTATCCGCGAACGAATTCTAGGCAAGAAAAGCTCTCGCCTAGTATTGGTGTTTGAATCGTTTGGCTTTAAGCACGGTATCCCCAAAGACGCCGACTATGTATTTGACGCCCGCTTTCTCCCCAACCCGCATTGGGAACCCGATTTAAAACACTTAACTGGTTTAGATGCCCCCGTAGAAGTATTTTTAGGTTCCCAGCCTGTTGTAACCAAATTTATTTGGCAAATTCAGAACCTAATCACTACATGGCTGCCACACTTAGAACGCAATAACCGTAGTTATGTCACCATTGCGATTGGTTGTACCGGCGGTCAGCACCGCTCAGTATTTATTGCTCAATCGTTAGCGAAAACCTTTGGCGAAATGCATCCCGATGTACAAATTCGCCACCGCGAGTTAAATCAGTAA
- a CDS encoding HPr family phosphocarrier protein, whose translation MTIEKTLTIVNKLGLHARAATQLVQLANQFDAKIVLVKGDKKADANSVLGLMMLESHQGEQVNVVVEGNDAEAALNAIETLIEGRFNEDE comes from the coding sequence ATGACAATCGAAAAAACACTTACCATAGTCAATAAATTGGGCTTACACGCCCGCGCTGCCACACAGTTGGTTCAATTAGCCAATCAATTTGACGCAAAAATCGTGTTGGTGAAAGGCGATAAGAAAGCCGATGCTAACAGTGTGCTGGGCTTAATGATGCTGGAAAGCCACCAAGGTGAACAGGTAAACGTTGTGGTTGAAGGTAATGATGCCGAAGCGGCATTAAACGCCATTGAAACGTTAATTGAAGGCCGTTTCAACGAAGACGAATAA
- the mgtE gene encoding magnesium transporter, with protein sequence MAEALVSKYVQSQLRALNGALNNGQFVSVRKLLLELPPSDVAHILESSPSRTRDELWELIDGDFHGDILEELSDDVRNGIITKMLPANVVDALEEMDTDDLAVTLSSLPEPVLQDILDSMDAQDRVRAEQALSYGEETAGFIMNTDTITLRPDVTIDVVLRYIRLKGELPENTDTFYVVNRTDNLVGIVPVTRLLTAETEAKVSDVMDEESEAIPVHMPDDEVASLFERYNWLSAPVVDEKHRLVGRITIDDVVDIIREDAEHSMMSMAGLDDDEDTFAPVLQSTKRRSVWLAVNLVTALMAAMVSDLFEATLSQLAVLAILNTIVPSMGGVAGNQTLTLVIRGMALGHVNANNSRWLISKEISIGFLNGAIWAILIASVIALWKQDYMLGIIIAFAMLVNMIAAAMAGATLPLIMKRLKIDPALAGSVILTTITDVVGIFAFLGTATLFLM encoded by the coding sequence GTGGCAGAAGCGCTGGTCTCAAAATACGTACAAAGCCAACTAAGGGCACTAAATGGCGCGTTGAATAATGGCCAATTTGTTTCTGTACGTAAGCTTCTGCTTGAATTACCCCCATCTGATGTTGCACACATTCTAGAATCTAGCCCCAGTCGTACTCGTGACGAGTTGTGGGAGCTTATCGATGGTGATTTCCATGGTGATATTTTAGAAGAACTCTCTGACGACGTACGTAACGGTATCATCACCAAAATGCTGCCTGCTAACGTGGTAGACGCGTTAGAAGAGATGGATACCGATGACTTAGCGGTTACCCTTAGTAGTCTGCCTGAGCCTGTATTACAGGACATTCTAGACTCTATGGATGCACAAGACAGGGTACGTGCTGAACAGGCATTGTCTTACGGCGAAGAAACTGCCGGTTTCATTATGAATACCGACACCATTACACTTCGCCCTGATGTCACCATTGATGTGGTCCTTCGTTATATTCGCCTCAAAGGTGAATTACCTGAAAATACCGATACCTTTTATGTGGTTAACCGCACCGATAATTTGGTGGGTATTGTACCGGTAACGCGATTACTCACCGCTGAGACTGAAGCCAAAGTGTCTGATGTGATGGATGAAGAGTCTGAAGCGATTCCTGTGCATATGCCAGATGATGAAGTGGCGAGCTTATTCGAGCGCTATAACTGGCTATCGGCCCCCGTGGTTGATGAGAAACACCGCTTAGTCGGCCGAATTACCATTGATGACGTGGTAGATATTATTCGTGAGGACGCTGAGCACTCCATGATGAGTATGGCGGGTTTAGATGATGACGAAGATACTTTCGCCCCTGTGCTTCAAAGTACCAAACGACGCTCCGTTTGGTTGGCTGTAAACCTGGTTACCGCGCTAATGGCAGCCATGGTAAGCGACTTGTTTGAAGCAACGCTAAGCCAATTGGCCGTACTTGCCATATTGAACACCATAGTACCAAGCATGGGCGGTGTTGCCGGAAACCAAACCCTTACCCTTGTTATTCGCGGTATGGCGCTTGGGCACGTTAATGCCAACAACTCCCGCTGGTTAATAAGCAAAGAGATATCTATTGGCTTCTTAAACGGTGCTATTTGGGCAATCTTAATTGCTTCGGTAATAGCGCTTTGGAAACAAGACTACATGTTAGGGATTATTATTGCCTTTGCCATGCTGGTTAACATGATAGCCGCAGCAATGGCAGGCGCTACTTTGCCGCTCATCATGAAGCGTTTGAAAATAGACCCTGCACTAGCAGGAAGCGTAATTCTGACCACCATCACTGATGTGGTGGGTATATTTGCGTTCTTAGGCACTGCGACCCTGTTTTTAATGTAA
- a CDS encoding cache domain-containing protein codes for MDIDSSIEFSEDPLISKTLASTDDYTETFRYSDLQPHKRNSLIYSCVIKESNEKDAKALGVLCLCFKFDDEMQSIFSNLQSERAASSIMILSESREVMATSHSQKFKVGEKIPNSGSPDLITIKNKSYISTTSETKGYQGFKGLSWQGVAMTPLNDAFKHSKETGKPQTDSCQLLNSQLFSDDLKQIFKTSMLINDDLSLVVLNGIIAAARNNAVEFMPVLSEIKSTGESIALIFSDSIDNLQSTVISARLGDVRFCASLAVDIMDRNLYERANDCRWWALTTVFRQYLQLPTVGPDAQQEISNILGYINDLYTVYTNLYVYDKNGIIVAVSNKDHASVIGDKVDTQSGAIDALSCTDSQKYSVSKFVPSAQYDNKHTYIYNASITSLEQNNVFGGIGIVFDSGPQFTEMLNDSLPKDESGHTVTGCFGMFCQRDGMIISATEGSPQQVGDVIEIDDTLLGLKNGEKDSRITNYQGKKYAIGIAASKGYREYKTTGDYQNDVVAFIMMPS; via the coding sequence TTGGATATTGATAGCTCAATTGAATTTAGCGAAGATCCGCTAATTTCAAAAACCTTGGCGTCTACAGATGACTATACAGAAACTTTTCGTTATTCAGATCTTCAGCCTCACAAGCGCAATTCATTAATTTATTCGTGTGTCATTAAGGAAAGTAACGAAAAAGATGCCAAAGCACTAGGTGTTCTTTGTCTATGCTTCAAATTTGACGATGAAATGCAGTCAATTTTTAGCAACTTACAATCTGAACGTGCCGCCAGTAGTATTATGATTTTGTCTGAAAGCAGAGAAGTCATGGCAACTAGCCATTCACAAAAGTTTAAAGTGGGTGAAAAAATACCTAACAGTGGGTCTCCTGATTTAATCACCATAAAAAATAAAAGCTATATATCTACAACGTCGGAAACTAAGGGATACCAAGGTTTTAAAGGTTTATCTTGGCAGGGTGTAGCTATGACGCCACTCAACGATGCTTTTAAGCATTCAAAAGAAACTGGAAAACCTCAAACAGACTCTTGTCAGTTACTCAATTCTCAACTCTTTTCTGATGATTTAAAGCAAATATTCAAAACGTCGATGTTAATCAATGACGATCTGAGTTTAGTGGTATTGAATGGCATTATTGCAGCAGCGCGTAATAATGCTGTTGAATTCATGCCTGTACTTTCTGAGATCAAATCGACCGGTGAGAGTATCGCGTTAATCTTTTCTGACTCTATCGATAACCTACAATCTACAGTGATAAGCGCACGGCTTGGTGACGTAAGGTTTTGCGCAAGCTTAGCAGTAGATATTATGGACAGAAATCTGTACGAGAGAGCGAACGATTGTCGCTGGTGGGCGCTTACCACTGTGTTTCGACAGTACTTGCAACTTCCCACCGTAGGGCCTGATGCTCAGCAAGAAATTTCAAATATTCTTGGTTACATTAATGACCTATACACGGTTTACACCAATTTATACGTTTATGACAAAAATGGCATTATTGTCGCGGTATCTAACAAAGACCATGCGTCAGTCATTGGAGACAAAGTCGATACACAGAGCGGCGCTATAGATGCGTTGAGTTGTACAGATTCACAAAAATATTCCGTGTCGAAATTTGTTCCTAGCGCGCAGTACGATAATAAGCACACCTACATCTACAACGCATCAATCACCAGTTTAGAACAAAACAACGTATTTGGCGGTATAGGAATTGTGTTTGACAGTGGGCCACAATTCACTGAAATGTTAAACGACTCGCTACCTAAAGATGAAAGTGGGCATACTGTAACCGGGTGTTTTGGCATGTTTTGCCAGCGTGATGGGATGATTATTTCTGCTACCGAAGGTAGCCCTCAGCAGGTGGGGGACGTTATCGAGATAGACGACACACTTTTAGGTTTAAAAAACGGCGAGAAAGACTCTCGAATTACAAATTACCAAGGTAAGAAATACGCAATTGGTATTGCCGCGTCTAAAGGGTATAGAGAGTACAAAACAACCGGTGATTATCAAAACGATGTGGTGGCGTTCATCATGATGCCAAGCTAA
- a CDS encoding helix-turn-helix domain-containing protein, which translates to MYYAILKGNAGASASRAFGVDNEIARAIHYLSSRLDKPITIDEVASHVNMSRAVFHRKFKQATSLSPIQFVKSMRLNTAAMKIVGGMTVNEAAMDVGYVSTSQFSREFKRLYGQSPKQWSHDRQVPAGLL; encoded by the coding sequence GTGTACTACGCTATTTTAAAGGGCAATGCTGGAGCGTCGGCAAGTAGAGCGTTTGGTGTAGATAATGAGATTGCCCGCGCCATTCACTATTTATCAAGCCGTTTAGACAAGCCAATCACAATAGATGAAGTGGCGTCTCATGTGAACATGAGCCGTGCGGTATTCCATCGAAAGTTCAAGCAAGCCACAAGTTTGTCGCCCATTCAGTTCGTAAAGTCTATGCGCCTGAACACGGCTGCAATGAAAATTGTAGGTGGGATGACCGTAAATGAAGCTGCAATGGATGTAGGATATGTAAGTACATCGCAATTTAGCCGCGAGTTTAAACGGTTGTATGGACAGTCACCTAAGCAATGGAGCCACGATAGGCAGGTACCTGCAGGATTGCTGTAA
- a CDS encoding ClpXP protease specificity-enhancing factor, producing the protein MTSMTSNQPYLLRAFYEWIVDNDLTPYIVVDATNDMVEVPLEFVKDGQIVLNVSPSACVNFSLDLTGLSFQARFGGQPRRLSMPSEAIMAIYARENGAGTVFATEEEMAKTSKPSEPQATGPASIEDVDASDNTNAPVPPKKGKPTLKVIK; encoded by the coding sequence ATGACATCTATGACGTCTAATCAGCCCTACCTTTTAAGGGCCTTTTACGAATGGATAGTGGACAACGATCTCACACCATACATTGTTGTTGATGCAACGAATGACATGGTGGAAGTGCCTTTAGAGTTTGTTAAGGACGGGCAAATCGTTTTAAACGTGTCGCCTAGTGCGTGTGTTAATTTTTCGTTGGACTTAACCGGGCTTTCTTTTCAAGCTCGTTTTGGTGGCCAACCAAGAAGATTAAGCATGCCTAGCGAAGCTATTATGGCGATTTATGCGCGTGAAAATGGCGCCGGTACTGTATTTGCTACCGAAGAGGAGATGGCCAAAACAAGTAAGCCATCTGAACCTCAAGCCACTGGGCCTGCATCTATTGAAGACGTAGACGCGTCGGATAATACAAATGCACCCGTTCCCCCTAAAAAGGGAAAACCTACCTTAAAAGTGATTAAATAA
- the sspA gene encoding stringent starvation protein SspA, giving the protein MAVAANKRSIMTLFSDTIDIYSHQVRIVLAEKGVGVEISYTDPSNLSEDLLELNPYGTVPTLVDRELVLYKSHIIMEYLDERFPHPPLMPVYPVSRGQSRLMMHRIEQDWYSLAARIFRGEGNVEAARNDLREALLALAPVFGELPYFMSEEFSLVDCYLAPLLWRLPALGIELNGAGSKEINAYMNRIFSRSSFKASLTDQEREIHNPL; this is encoded by the coding sequence ATGGCCGTAGCCGCGAATAAACGTTCTATTATGACGTTGTTCTCTGACACAATTGATATTTACAGCCATCAGGTGCGTATTGTGTTGGCAGAAAAAGGTGTGGGTGTTGAAATAAGCTACACAGATCCTAGCAATCTGTCAGAGGATCTGTTGGAGTTAAACCCTTACGGAACCGTTCCAACTCTTGTTGATCGTGAACTGGTGCTTTATAAATCGCATATCATCATGGAATACCTTGATGAGCGTTTCCCGCATCCACCACTTATGCCAGTTTATCCGGTATCTCGTGGCCAAAGCCGTCTTATGATGCACCGCATCGAACAAGACTGGTATTCGTTAGCAGCTCGTATCTTCCGTGGTGAAGGTAATGTTGAAGCTGCGCGTAACGACTTACGTGAAGCGCTACTTGCATTAGCACCTGTGTTTGGTGAATTGCCTTACTTCATGAGCGAAGAGTTCAGCTTAGTTGATTGTTATCTTGCTCCGTTATTATGGCGCTTACCTGCTTTAGGTATTGAGCTTAATGGCGCAGGTAGTAAAGAAATTAATGCCTACATGAACCGTATCTTCTCTCGCAGTTCATTTAAAGCATCGCTAACCGATCAAGAGCGCGAGATCCATAACCCACTATGA
- a CDS encoding cytochrome c1 — protein MKKLMCFLAFFLPGVALAAGGSVHLDKAPIDLTDKASLQRGAQLFMNYCLGCHSMKYQRYQRTFADLGIPDELGTENLQFTGEKVADYITRAMPEDAAAGWFGAAPPDLTLVARVRGEDWIYTYLRSFYVDESRPFGVNNKVFPEVGMPHVLQPLQGTPTEMHEEVMVDGEMVEQYVGIKSDGTGSMSPDEYDQAVADIVNFLEYTGEPAKLESHRIGKWVLIFIAVLFVFVYLLKKEYWREVH, from the coding sequence ATGAAAAAATTGATGTGCTTTTTAGCATTTTTTCTACCGGGTGTAGCGTTAGCCGCTGGTGGTAGTGTGCATCTTGATAAGGCACCTATCGACCTAACTGATAAGGCCTCGTTGCAACGTGGTGCGCAGTTGTTCATGAACTACTGCTTAGGCTGTCACTCAATGAAGTATCAGCGTTATCAGCGTACGTTTGCCGATTTGGGCATTCCAGATGAGCTAGGAACTGAAAACCTTCAGTTTACGGGCGAAAAGGTTGCTGATTATATTACGCGTGCAATGCCTGAAGATGCAGCAGCAGGTTGGTTTGGTGCTGCGCCACCAGACTTGACTCTTGTAGCTCGTGTTCGTGGTGAAGATTGGATTTACACTTATCTACGTTCTTTCTACGTAGATGAGAGTCGTCCATTTGGTGTGAACAATAAAGTATTCCCAGAAGTGGGTATGCCGCATGTACTTCAACCTTTGCAAGGTACACCAACTGAAATGCACGAAGAAGTTATGGTCGACGGTGAAATGGTTGAACAATATGTAGGTATTAAATCTGATGGTACAGGTTCAATGTCTCCAGATGAGTACGACCAAGCTGTTGCCGATATTGTTAACTTCTTAGAGTATACCGGTGAGCCAGCTAAGCTAGAGTCACACCGTATTGGTAAATGGGTTCTTATCTTCATTGCCGTACTGTTTGTATTTGTTTACTTGCTGAAGAAAGAATACTGGCGAGAAGTGCACTAA